The following is a genomic window from Trachemys scripta elegans isolate TJP31775 chromosome 16, CAS_Tse_1.0, whole genome shotgun sequence.
CCAATGGGCCGATTGTTCTTTGGTGGTAGATTGATTGTTGATCAATTGACGGGTTGATTGATAAATGGATTGACAAGTTGATCAATGTATTGATGGGTTGATTGGGCAATCCGTGGGTTGGTGGATTGATTGAGGGGCTCATTAATAAATAGACGTATTGATGAGTTGACCAGTCAACGGACGGGTGGGTGGATTAGGATTCCAGAAATCCATACAGACAACGAGGTGAAAATTAGGATCAAACACATTGGACTTTCCATTGCAGATAGGATCACCAACCTCAGAGAACCGGTactgccatggggagggggccGGCTAGGGGGTAAGAATAAGTGAacgaaaaaaaagaatgaaaggaaGAATTGGCAGAAAAGAGAGCAGGAGCAAAAGAAAGAGAAGGGGGAAGCGCATGAAAGGAGGGTAAGGAAGAATGAAAGAGGAAAagacagagagaacacacacaaggGAAGAGGGGGATGGCTGAAGCAGGAGGGGCGTGGATGAAGGGACAGGGGAGGAGACAGGTGGAGGGAATaggggggaatggagggatgggaggggagcTGAACCCCCTCTCCTATAGCCCAATCTCGTCATCCAGATCATCGTCAAATGTGTATCCATGCCCggtgccttcctcctcctcctcctcctcttcttcctcctcttcctcctcccctgcctggggagccGCCCCGTGGCCCAGCCCCTGTCCCCCCACCGGCCTCTCCGCCCTGACGTCCTCGCTCCGGGGCTGCTCCCCGCCCTTGTCCATGACCCCCAACACCTCATCCAGAATGGACGGCCCCAGATCCAACTCGAAGGAGAACAGGGACTCGGCGTGTTGTAgttccccctcccagccagcGGGGGGCAAATCCAGGGCGCCGGGGCCGCCCCCCAAATCAGCCGGGCTGCCGGAGGACCCCGAGAGGCGGCTGGGGGACTGGGCCGGCGCCAGGGCctcggtggcggggggcagccCGTTGGCCTTGGGGCCCCCGTGGTTGCTGAGAAAGGAGGTGTCCCCGAAGACGTCCCCGCCCCGGCCGACGTGCATGGTGTGCCGGAAATCCCCCAGCGGGGCGCTGATCATGTCCCGCCCGATGCGGGACCTCTTCTTCGACTGGGAGATGGGGGACTGCTTCAGAATCGGCATCTggggggcacagagagagagacatgggggTCAGGGAGACAGGGCCCcacccctctagggggcaccagctTCGATccaggactggctggctcagggggtggcGAATGGggcacggggcctttcccctctagggggcgctggctcccatccggccccagggcagggactggctggctcaggggggcagggactgaggcacagggaaaagGTTGGTCTCCTGCACCCCCATATCTTAGGATAAATAGGGGTCACTGGGGTgttgatcccaggcaaaatatCCCCCACCCTGTGATGTGGGATTATTTCagagaggggggctgggaggcaggactcctctgctttctccccagctctgggagggagtggggtctagtggttagagcggggggggggggggggggggggggctcctgggctccccccccggggggggggggggggggggggggggtggttagagcggggggcggggggactccGGGGTTCCctgcccggctctgggaggggtgggggtctagtggttagaggggggggctgggagccaagactccGGGGTTCTCTGCCCNNNNNNNNNNNNNNNNNNNNNNNNNNNNNNNNNNNNNNNNNNNNNNNNNNNNNNNNNNNNNNNNNNNNNNggggggggctgggaggcaggactccagggttccctgcccggctctgggaggggtggggtctagtggttcaaaggtgggggctgggaggcaggactccgaggttctccccccagctctgggaggggtggggtctagtggttagaagggggggctgggagcgcGTGGCCGGCGGGGATCGAGAGGGACGGGAGGGGGCGCGCGGCCGGCGGGGATCGAGAGGGACGGCAGGGGGCGCGTGGCCGGCGGGGATCGAGAGGGACCGGAGGGGGCGCGTGGCCGGTGGGGATCGAGAGGGACGGGGATCTCCGCTGAAGAGGGAGCACTGGGCAGctggaactgggggggggaggcggcaTTTCCTGTCCTGGGGAAGTGAAGTCAGTTTCCTCTGGCTGTTCTCCCGGCAGCCAGCTGGGAACCCTGGCTCTGTGCCAGATCAGACCTGGCCGGGGAGCTCCCATCAGGGGCAGGCGATGGGACGGCTCCGACTGGGGGAGacagctgggggggcaggggattggggggaCTCAGTTGGGGGGGACAGCTGGACAGGATGGGGGTTGCTCTGATGGAAAGGGCGGCAGGacagggccagggatgaggcagGTCAGATGGGGGGGTGGACAAGGCGGGGTACAGGGTGGCAGAGGTGGGCACTGGATGGGCCAGGCAGCCCCCCTCTATCAGAACAACAGCTGGAATCTGGAGCAGCTGGGTTGgggttccccacccccaggaatggACAGGGACGGGGGGGGTtaatggagggaaagaaaaagggatgaaggaaagagagaagacGAGAGGAGAGAAGGAACACGGGGAAGGAGACAGTGACTAGGGAAGAGAGGGGCTAGAAGGGCCCTTTCTGGCTGGGGATACAGTGGGGGAGGCGAGGAGCAgggaacacccccccacacacaccccacctggTTCCCATGAGccaccgccccccaccccactcccaagcCGCTCCCctggggaaaggagtggggcGGGGAACCTGTCTGACCAGATTCCTGTTCCGCTCCACTGCCAGGGGACCCGGATCCAGGCTGAGCCTGGTGCCATAACTAACAAGGgagctgggagcccggactcctgggttctctccctggctctgggaggggagtggggtctagtggttagagcaggggggctgggagccaggactcctgggttctctctccagcTGTGGGTGAGTCATACTGGCAGCACTCGCTGCTGGGAGGGGATCTAATGGGTAGGGTTGATTCAGGCTTGAGGGGAACAGTGATTCTgcgggcgggggcggggcaggtccagcccctgccccaacaaACGCGAACAAGAGGTATGGCCAGTCCCTGGGAGCGGAGTCAGCAGGGCTGGGAGGCacgggacagaacccaggagtccgggttcccagccccactcctccactctaaccactagaccccactcccctcccagagccagggaaagaacccaggagtccgggctcccagccccctctgctctaacccatcagaccccactcccctcccagaggtaCCTTGTGCTCAGGGATTCCCTTCAATGCCCCCCATTCTGCCCTCCTCCCATACCAGGGTCCCCCATTCTTCCCCCAGGACCGTGCCCAGTAGCCGcagtgtattacggtagcacccaggagccccagctctggagccccattgcgctaggtgctgcacacggttaggtgtattacagtagcacctaggccTCCATTGCGCAAGGTGCTGGGTGTTGTTCATTAGGTGAATTATAGTCACACCtcgacccccctctcccccgccatgGCCCCACGGTGCCAGGCCCTGTACATTTGATTGCTATTAGGGGTATTACGGTAGCCCCAAAGCATTGCCCCTCTCTCgcccccccagccatgccccagACCCCCCAGGCCCTGTACATTTCattgctattaggtgtattatggtagtccCCTgggtgccaggcgctgtacatttaactgctattaggtgtattatggtagccaCCAGGCACTATACATTTCattgctattaggtgtattatggtagtccactgggtgccaggtgctgtacatttaATGGTGAGTAGGTGTATTACGATAGCCCCCGGGGCACCGGCTCTGCACATTTAACTGCTGGGTGCTACACAGACCCAGAACAAAGAGCCCATCCCTGCCTCAAGGAGCCGGCGAGAGCCAGCGGGCGATGGATGGGCAGAAGGACCGGGGGGGACGCCCGCGCAGGGCGAGGCCCCGTTGGCCAGCATGACGGGCAGGGCGCTCAGCGCCGGGGCCCGGGAGGGACCTGACGGTGGTGGTTCTGGGGGTGTTTACGGCGAGCATCTCCCCAGGGTGTGGGGTGGCCTGAGCCATTCCCCAGGAGGTGATGGCGACAGGGACCCCAGGCCCCTcggagagggatggggagaggattAGATGGGTGGACGCCgtggagaagggggagccagtggcgGGACGCAGAGAGGGGGCGACGGGACCAGGCTGGGGGACGCTGCTGGAAAGGGGCCCTGCtctggctggggagcagggtcggggacGCTCctagcggctcccggaagcagcgccatgtcccccctctgactcctatgcataggggcagccagggggctccactccgCCTGATGCCcccaccgctcccattggccgggaaccgtgcgATGGCGGGGCTTGTGGACGGGGCAGTGCGCAGCAGAGGTGCCCGGCCACGCCTCCGCATAGgaaccgggggggtgggggggatgtgccgctgcttccaggagctgcttgaggtaagcgctgcccggagcccctcccacaccccaaccctctaccccagccctgatccccctactgccctccaaacccctcggtcccagcccggagcaccctcctgcaccccaaacccctcatccccagcctcaccccagagcctgcacccccagctggagccaataccccacccctcaccccagcccagagccccctcctgcaccctgaactcctcatttctggtgccaccccggagccctccccccagccagagccctcaccccgtcccgcaccccaacccccaatttcatgaacattcatggctcaccatacaatttctatacccagatgtggccctcgggccaaaaagtttgcccacccctggtctaatggttagagcagggggcagggagccaggactcctgggttctttccccagctcagGAAGAGGAGtgaggtccagtggttagagcaggaagggctgggaaccaggactcctgggttctattcctggctagggaggggaatcagggaggcaggactcctgggttctattcctggctggggaggggaatcagggaggcaggactcctgggttctctctgtgatcatctgctctgacctcctgcGGCGCACATAGAACGGCCCTGAGCTGATATCTGCTCACTCTACAGCCGAACTCTTGGGAAGTTGCCCCCACGGGTCATTTTCCTCCCTCTTAAAAACTCGTCCCCTCGTTTCCCGGTGGGAATTGTTGAGTTTCAATTCCCAGCCGTTGGTTCTGCTTGGCCCTCCGGCCGCTAGGCGCCCAGGCCCGGCGTCAGGACCCAGGCAGAACGGCGCGGCGAGGTTTCGGCCTGAAGACCGAGAGGCCCGAGCGGAAGATGACACCCACATTATGGGACAGGCCAGACAGTCGTGGTTGCAGCGACAGAGAGGAGGGAGGGTGGCGgactcggggaggggggagattagGAACTGAgcaggggctgacagctggacATCCACGAGGAGATGAAGCAGGGACGGACGGAGACAGCTCTGCAGTAGACCGGACACCGGAGGGGCCAATGGGATCCCGGGCTGCGTCCCCAGGGGAACCTCGAGCgggagcagagaggggaattCACCTCTGGACGTGGCCCTGGGGCGACACTGTCGGGATCCCGTGTCCCGTTGCGCAGCCCCCAAGTCAAGGAGGACGTTGATGGATTGGAGACGGGGTGGAGAAGAGTCACGGAGACGActgaagggttagaaaacctgcctgggCGGGAGAGACACCAGGAGCTCCAGCTGTTTAGC
Proteins encoded in this region:
- the CDC42EP5 gene encoding cdc42 effector protein 5 gives rise to the protein MPILKQSPISQSKKRSRIGRDMISAPLGDFRHTMHVGRGGDVFGDTSFLSNHGGPKANGLPPATEALAPAQSPSRLSGSSGSPADLGGGPGALDLPPAGWEGELQHAESLFSFELDLGPSILDEVLGVMDKGGEQPRSEDVRAERPVGGQGLGHGAAPQAGEEEEEEEEEEEEEEGTGHGYTFDDDLDDEIGL